The following nucleotide sequence is from Euzebya sp..
TGGCCACAGTCGACTCCGCCATCCGCGCGGCCGCTGCCCAGGGCTACGACGGCATCGGGTTCTTCATCGCAGGTGAGGGCAACTGCCAGGCCATCGAGGACCTGACCGCCGAAGGGCTCGTGCTCGGGGCCTACAACACGCAGCTGGAGTGCGTCGAGGAAGCCGGCGGCATCATCAACTACGCCCAGGCCCAGTACGAGGCCGGCCAGCGCGCAGCCGAGGAGATGATCGCGATGACCGGCGGCGAGGGCACGGTGGGGATCATCACCAGCCAGTTCACCGCGCCCGGCGCCGAACAGCGCCGCACGGGCTTCATCGACGGCCTCGAGGGGAGTGGGCTCACCCCAGTCAATGAGGGCGTCGAAGCACGCGACTCCGCCAGCGACACCTTCTCAGCCGCACAGAACTTCATCCAGTCCAACGACGATCTCGTCGGCATCTACGCCACCGCCGGCGGGCCCTTCGGTGCGGCCCAAGCGGTGGAGGAGGCCGGCCTGTCGGAGGACATCACGGTCATCGGCTTCGACATCACCCCGGAGAACCTCGAGGTCCTGCGTGACGGTTCCATGGACGCCCTGATCGGGCAGGACGCGTTCGGGCAGGGCTACAACGTGGCGATCGAGCTCTACAACGCCGCCGTCACGGGTGAAGGCCCTGACGAGGTCATCCAGGACGCGTTCAGCCCGGTCGTCACCCGCGACAACCTGGACCAGTACGACCCGGAGCAGAACCCGGTCGGAACGCTCGGGACCAGCTGATCCCCGTGTCGCTCCCCCGCTCCACCGAGGAGCAGGCCACGCCGGCGGCCCTTGAGGCCGTCGGCGTGAGCCGTCGCTTCGGCGCGGTCCGCGCGCTCCGCGACGTCACGCTCCGCCTCCGCCCCGGCGTGGTGACCGCACTGCTCGGCGAGAACGGCGCAGGCAAGTCCACGCTGATCCGCATCTGCTCCGGCGAGGATCAGCCCGACAGTGGGCAGTTGTCCCTGGGCGGCAGCCCCGTCCGGTTCGCCAGCCCGCTCGACGCGGTCCACGCCGGAGTCCAAGTCGTCCACCAAGAGCCGCAACTCGTCGATGAGCTCTCCATAGCTGCGAACCTCTTCCTCCACGAGCTCGGGGAACGGCCGATGGCCGCCCGGGCACAGCGCAGCAGCCAGGTCTCCCGTGCCAGGACCCTGCTGGACCGCATCGGCATGGCCGACCAGCTGCCAGCACCCGATCGGCACTGCCGCGACCTGTCAGCCGCCGAACGTCAACTCGTCGACATCGCCCGGGCCCTCTCACGCCAACCCAAGGTCCTGTTTCTGGACGAGCCGAACTCGAGCCTCACCCGTAGCGAGACCGAGCGCCTCTTCGCGGTCGTCCGTCGCCTCCGCGACGAGGGCGTCGCGGTCGCGTTCGTGAGCCACCGCCTGGCGGAGGTCTACGAGATCGCCGAACGCATCGTCGTCCTGCGCGACGGCCAACTCGTCGCCGAGGGCGATGTGGCCGACATCGGCGTGGAACGGGCCGTCCGACTCATGGCCGGTGACCGGAAGACCGCCGTCGGGGAAGACCTGGCCGAGGACCGGCGCGTCGGCGGACGCCGCGAGGCCCCCCCTGCTCTCGAGCTGCGCGGCTGCGGAGGGGACCGGTTCCACGACGTGAGCTTCGCGATCCAACCCGGCGAGATCGTGGGCATGGCCGGGCTGGTGGGGGCCGGTCGCACAGAAGTCGCGCGCGCGGTCATCGGCGCAGACCCGATGCGGCGCGGCCAGGTACTGGTCGGCGGACGCGAGGTCCGGATCCGCAGCCCTCGACGCGCGCTGAGGGCAGGCGTCTCCTACGTCGCGGAGGAACGGCGGACCGAGGTGTTCCACGGACAGGACGTCGGCTACAACCTCACCGCGCGCATCCTCGAGGACCTCGGTCCCATGGGACTGCTGTCTGGTCGGCGGAGGCACCGCCGCAGCCGCGATCTGTCTCGCGAGTTCGGGGTCAAAGCCGCGTCCGTCGAGGCACCGATCACGTCCCTCTCAGGCGGGAACCAGCAGAAGGTCCTGCTCGCGCGTGCTTTGGCGAGCAACCCGGATGTGCTGATCCTCGATGAGCCCACACGCGGCGTGGACGTCGGCACCAAGGCAGAGATATACGCGATGCTCCGCGACCTCGCGCACGAACGCGACCTCGCCATCTGGTTCATATCCAGCGAGATGGAAGAGGTGCTCGAACTCGCCGACCGCGTCCTCGTGATGCGCCACGGGCGGCTCGTGGACGACCACACCAACCGCGGAGACGCCGAGGAGATCGTCAGCGCAGCCATGGGAGCCACCGAGATGTCGACGGATCCAGAGAGGACCACCACATGAGCACCACCACCGGTGATGCCACGGGCCGCCAGACCACGACCGAGCGCCTGCTCCACATCATGAGGCGACAGGAGGTCGGGCTGCTCGCCGTGATCATCCTGCTCGGGATTGCCTTCAACATGGTGAACGATCGCTTCATCACGACCACGAACCTGTTCAACCTGGTCCAGGCGGTCACCGTCATCGGCATCATCGCGGTCGGCCAGGCCTTCGTGCTGATCTCCAAGGAGATCGACCTGTC
It contains:
- a CDS encoding sugar ABC transporter ATP-binding protein, with the translated sequence MSLPRSTEEQATPAALEAVGVSRRFGAVRALRDVTLRLRPGVVTALLGENGAGKSTLIRICSGEDQPDSGQLSLGGSPVRFASPLDAVHAGVQVVHQEPQLVDELSIAANLFLHELGERPMAARAQRSSQVSRARTLLDRIGMADQLPAPDRHCRDLSAAERQLVDIARALSRQPKVLFLDEPNSSLTRSETERLFAVVRRLRDEGVAVAFVSHRLAEVYEIAERIVVLRDGQLVAEGDVADIGVERAVRLMAGDRKTAVGEDLAEDRRVGGRREAPPALELRGCGGDRFHDVSFAIQPGEIVGMAGLVGAGRTEVARAVIGADPMRRGQVLVGGREVRIRSPRRALRAGVSYVAEERRTEVFHGQDVGYNLTARILEDLGPMGLLSGRRRHRRSRDLSREFGVKAASVEAPITSLSGGNQQKVLLARALASNPDVLILDEPTRGVDVGTKAEIYAMLRDLAHERDLAIWFISSEMEEVLELADRVLVMRHGRLVDDHTNRGDAEEIVSAAMGATEMSTDPERTTT
- a CDS encoding sugar ABC transporter substrate-binding protein, which gives rise to MYRPHPPRRTARTLAAALMLALLLAACGGGGDDAAEDDSPEVTETADTAADTATPDADSDTGATEAPATEEPTDDGEGTESADAAGGEFIADRPVPTDETPEEEVQIAMIGFSNNPYWVVVQSGVEAANEVLAERNGSVEWIVAGANIDVATVDSAIRAAAAQGYDGIGFFIAGEGNCQAIEDLTAEGLVLGAYNTQLECVEEAGGIINYAQAQYEAGQRAAEEMIAMTGGEGTVGIITSQFTAPGAEQRRTGFIDGLEGSGLTPVNEGVEARDSASDTFSAAQNFIQSNDDLVGIYATAGGPFGAAQAVEEAGLSEDITVIGFDITPENLEVLRDGSMDALIGQDAFGQGYNVAIELYNAAVTGEGPDEVIQDAFSPVVTRDNLDQYDPEQNPVGTLGTS